The genomic DNA CGCCTGTAATAATTACTGTTTTGTTTTCCATGGTTTTTATTTTTTAGTTCCTAAATATTGTTTCCCATTTACACCCCAATTTTCGACGGGTACTTCGTCAATAACGACATGAGTTGTTTTTGGATTTTTGTTGAGTATATCAACGACTAGCTGTGTAGCACCTGCTATTAATTGACGTTTTTGTTCTTGTGTTACTTGCTCGTCAGTAACTTTAATGTTAATGTATGGCATAACCTTTTTATTAAATTAATTGTCATACAAAGGTGCATTGCTATGAGAATATTACGAAGGAGCTATGTCACTTCTTTAAAGTGATGTACATCACTTTTATGAAAAAAGACAAGTATTAGGAATTTAACCTGCTGAGTGTTTCTCTGGAAACGCCTAGATAAGCTGCAATCATTTTTTTAGGAACCCGCTGAAAAAGTTTTGGGTATTGTTCTAGAAGCAAATCATATTGCTCCTTAGTAGAGTTTTTTAACAATGATAAAATTCTGTTTTGAAGCGCAATTCGGCCCATTTTACTCTTTTTAGCCCAAAAGCGTTCCATTTTGTGCATTTGAGCCGTTAATTTATCTCTGTTTTCGAAAGAAATATACAGCAATTCACTGTCTTCAATACAATCGATAAACGTTTTGGATTCGGTTTGTTTTACAAAAGATTCGTAATCTGTAATCCACCAGTTTTCCATCCCAAATTGAAGGATGTGCTCTTTTCCGTTAGCATCAATAAAATAGCTTTTTAAGCAGCCTTTTATTATCCAGTATTCTTTATTAACAATCTCCCCTTCTTGAACAATATATTGATGTTTACGCTTCTTTATTTGTTTAAAATGACTCAAGACAAAATCGAATTCTTCATCAGTAAGACTGATTATTTCTTCAATATGTTGTCTAAGCGGATGTGCCATTTTTATGTTTCAAGTTGAGAAATAGGAAGCAATCTCGAATCTTCCAAGGAAGCCGTTCTATGACCTGCATATTTTAAATATGCTTCGTTTTGAGCAAATTCCATAAACTTAGATACAGATTCGTGTTCTACTAATATTACCATGTCCCATTTTTCATTAGCTGGTCCAATAACGAAGCTGTCACTTTCTCCATAGAAAAGAATACTACTTCCTGCTTTTTTTAAGAAAGGTAATGTATGTTTTATGTACAATTTATAAGCCTCTTCTCCCGAAATTTCTTTTTCAGGTTTTATCGTTTCTAATCCTGAATAGTCAGCGGTTTTTTTGAATTTCAATAAATTGAGCATAACAACTTTTCCTTTTTGATGGAATTTTTGGTAAAATTCTATACCTGCTTCTTGTGTTACATCAGTATATTTTTCCATTTTTACAGGTCCCCCTTACTTCTTATTATTCTTTTTATCCACATCTGCCATCATTCCTTTCGGATCAATTTCAACACTTTTAACGGCTTTTGAAGTTTCAAAAGTATACGTTGGGAATGCCCAAGCCCAATCTGCTTTTAAAGTCGCTGAGGTTGGCTTTTCGCCACGCATCATTTGTAATGGGATATAAAAATCTTCGGTAGTACCGTCTGTATAAGTTACAGTGACATCAATAGGCATAGGCATCAAACCGATACGCTCTAAAGTGATGTTTTTTTCTTCTATATTTTTTACACCGTAATCTATGGTATTGGTGGTTTGCGCAAAATCCATTAAATACCAATCTAATTCTAAGCCAGATACTTTTTCGGCAGAACGTATAATACTGTTTGGTGTTGGATGCTTAAAAGCAAAGTCACTAAAATATTTTTTTATGGTTTTCTTTAAATTGTCCTCGCCAATAATATAACCCAGTTGTGCCAAGAACACAGCTCCTTTGCTGTATGCAGAAATACCATATGCCTGATTAAAATGATAACGATCTGCATGTGTAGTAAGCGGTTGTTCTTTTCCAGATGTCGCTAAATAGATGTAATTCCCATAAGAACCAGCAAGCGGGTTCTTTTTATTACGATTCATAACATCATTTTCGGCTAGCTCACTAATATAAGTAGTAAAACCTTCATCCATCCATTCATGTTTTGCTTCATTGGTAGCTAATAAAAACTGAAACCAGGTATGTGCCATTTCGTGTGCCGTAACACCAACTAAACTTCCATAACTACGATTTCCTGTTATTAAAGTACACATAGCATATTCCATACCACCATCACCGCCCTGTATAACGGAATATTGCTTGTATGGGTACTTGCCAATATGTTTGCTGAAATACTGCATAAGCTCCACGGTTTTTGGCTGTAATTTTTTCCAACCATTCTTTTTTTCAGCATCTAAAGTGCTTTTATAGTAGAAATGTAATAATGGCCCATCTGGAACTTGTAATGTATCGTGAATATAATCTGGATCTGCAGCCCAAGTAAAGTCGTGTACTTTTGGTGCTTTATAATGCCATGTTATTTTACCGTTTTTAGCTGTCGCTTCTGGATTTTGTAGGTAACCTGTACCACCAACTACATAGTTTTCATCAATGCTTAACTTCACATCAAAGTCTCCCCAAACCCCGTGAAACTCACGACCAATATAGGGATCGGCATGCCATCCTTCAAAATCATATTCAGCTAATTTTGGGTACCATTGTGTCATAGATAATGCAACACCTTCTTTGCTGTTTCTTCCAGAACGACGTATTTGAACAGGGACTTGTGCATCAAAAACCATATTAAACGTTACGCTTTCTCCCGGTTGTATTGGTTTTGCAAGATCAACTTCTAAAACAGTTCCTACCGTTTCATGCTTTAAAGCCGTGCCGTTTTGTTTTAATGAATGGACTTTTATATAGCCTATTTCATTAGGTTTTAGTTTGCTAATTCTGTCTCCAACTCTCGAATCTGGATCTGCAATGGTACGAGAACGTACATCCATTTCACTGCCTGGTTGAAAAGCATTAAAATATAAATGGTAGTAAACCCGATTTAAGACATCGGGTGAATTATTAGTATACACCAAGGTTTGATTTCCTTTGTATTGATAGGTATTTACATTCATATCAATTTCCATTTTGTAATCTACATGTTGTTGCCAATATGTATTTGATACTTGCGAGGACTGAGTTTGCGAAGTCGTTACAGTAGATGCTTTTTGTGTTGTTGTACTTTTTGAACTAGTACAGGAAATAAAAACACTTAAGCTTAAAATAGAAATAAGGAATCGTTTCATAGTGTAAAATTAAGGGTTAAAAAGAGGCTGTTTAGAAAAATATTAGTGACTAAACGTTGTCTCATCGAGCGCAGTCGAGATGTCCTAACAGTAAAGACATTTAAAAGTTCTCGACTGCGCTCGAACGGACACCAAATGTTTTCTAAACAGCCTCTTTTTTATTCATTTAAATTAATATTATTTAGACATTTTAGATGCCATAATTAATGCGTTATATGCATTAACCATTTTAGATGATTTTGATATATCAGCAAAAGGTCTTACATCTTCAGTATTTCCACCAACAACCACTTTTGTTTTTACAGCTAAACCAGAATCCATAAGTATTTGCTTTACTTGGGCAGCACTTAATTTTGGATAATAAGAACGAATTAATGCAGCAACACCAGCAACAGCTGGAGCAGCCATAGAAGTTCCTCCTTTAGTATCGTATTCGTTTTCTGGTGTTGTAGAATATACTTTAGCTCCAGGAGCAAAAACATCTACGTTTTGTTTTCCGTAGTTAGAAAAACCAGCAACTAATCCAGAACCATATTTTGGAGCTAAAGCACCAACTCTAATATAAGTATCTGAAACTTCTTGACCATTTACATTATCGTCAGGGAAATTAGGTTCTGTATCAACGTCTTTACTATCATTTCCTGCTGCGTGTACAAAAAGGACATCTTTTTTCCCTGCATAAGCTATAGCGTCACGTACCCAGTCACTATGCGGTGAGTAGCTTTTACCAAAACTTCCGTTTATAATTTGTGCACCATTATCTACAGCATACCTAATAGCCAGAGCAACATCTTTATCATATTCATCTCCGTTTGGTACCGTTCTTATACTCATAATAGCCACATTATTTGCCACGCCATTGGCGCCTTTACCGTTATTGCGTTCTGCAGCAATAATACCCGCTACGTGTGTACCATGACTTTCACTTTTCTTAACTGGCTTTACATTGCCATTACCATAAGATGTGGTCGATAAATCGTTTGGATCGTCACCGGTAACACGTCCTTTAAATGTTTTATTTAAGTTATAGTTTAATCTGTCGTTAATACTTTCCAGACCATTTGAGATTTCTTTTTTAGCATCTGCCAAAGAATCCATACCATTACTAAACATGTATTGGGCTACTTGTACAGCTTGTTTAAGAGTATCATCGTCTGTTTTAATAGCATTAACATCTTCTTTAGTGTAGTCTTTTTTCCCAAAGTGTTTTGTTAGGGCATCATCCGCAGATTTTATTTGTTGGAAAATCTGTTCGTAGTTTCCTTTATAGCCTGCGTATTTTTGATATTCTTTATCGTACTCAGATAGTGCTCTGCTATAATCCGGATTGCTTGTGTCGCCAGCTGCCAAAATTCTAACAAACTCTAATTGTTCATCATATCCATCACCTAAAAAGTTCCATCCATGTATATCATCTACGTAACCATTACCATCATCATCTTTTCCATTGTTAGGCTTCTCTTTTGTATTTGTCCATAACACATCGTCCAAATCTTCATGGTCAATATCAATTCCAGAATCTATAACAGCTACAATAACTTTTTTACCTTTTTTGTTTTTAATAATTTCAGCATAAGCTTTATCAACACTCATTCCGGGAATGGTATCCTTTACCAAATCTAAATGCCCCCAATTGTGTTTTTCTGCTTCAGTTAATTCTGAAACTTTTAATGGTGTATTATCAATATTTTCAACAGGTGTTGCCAGTATTTCTGCTGTTCCACCGCATCCTGAGATTAGTATAGCTGCAAAAGCAGAAGCTGTTATTGTCTTAAGTGTTCTCATACTATAGTCTTAAATTTTAGTCTTAAATTATTTTAATTAAATATTTCCTGGGTTGTATGTATGTTTTTAAGTCGAATACCTTTTTCGGTCTTTTCTACGGTAATAATTTCATTATGAGCATCGTGCTCTAAAAACAAGTAATAATTATTATCGGCCGCGATGTTAAGGAATTTTTCTTTTTCATTAAGTGATAATAAGGGTCTGGTATCGTAGCCCATAATATAGGGAAGAGGTAAGTGCCCAACAGTAGGTAATAAATCTGCCATAAAAGCAATGGTTTTATCTTTATATTTAATAAGTGGAATCATTTGTTTATCGGTATGACCGTTAGCAAAAAAGATATCGAAACCGAGTTCTGAATTTTTAAGTAAATCGTCTTGTGGAAGCGATGCGAATTTTAATTGTCCGCTTTCTTCTATAGGGATAATATTTTCTTTTAAAAAAGATGCTTTTTCACGTCTATTGGGTTGAGTAGCCCACAGCCAATGATCTTTATTACTCCAAAAGTGTGCATTTTTAAAGGCAGGTTCGTAACCTGTTTTATCTTTATTCCATTGAATACTCCCTCCGCAATGATCAAAATGTAAATGTGTTAAAAAAACATCGGTAATATCGTCCTGATGAAACCCATGAGCCTTAAGGGAGCCTTCTAAAGTATGATTTCCCCAAAGATGATAGTAACCAAAAAACTTTTCAGATTGTTTATTACCCATACCATTATCTATTAATATGAGTCTGTTACCGTCCTCAATAAGCAAACAACGTGTTGTAAGCTCAATCATATTATTAGCATCGGCAGGGTTCGTTTTTTGCCATAATGGCTTGGGTACCACGCCAAACATAGCGCCACCATCAAGTTTTAGGTTACCCGCATTTATGGGAAATAAATTCATAGATGGTAAAATTAAACAAATCGCAATAAAAAGACTTGTTTGTTAAGGATTTATTAAGAAAAATTCCATAAATAATTTATTGAATGAAAAAGTTTTGTGGTAATTTTGCATGCTACATCTAATTAGTATATTAATTGAAACTATATCCGTTTATTTTATTTTTTGCTTTCGCCTTAAGGCCTGCATATAATATTGGGTATGTAGCATATTTTCAATTAAACATAGATTATATTATTGAAACCTATTGTGTTAATAAGGAAAAACCAGAGTTACAATGTAATGGTAAATGCCATTTAGCAAATCAATTAGCTGTAAATTCAATTGATGACACAGAAGATCCATCCTTTTTAGACTCCATATTCGAAGCGTTTATTCCTGTTTATTTTCATAAAAACACATCTCATTTTTCTGTAGCACAGTTCTTTATTTCGTTTAAAAATAATTGGAGCTACCACAATACGTTTACTACTATAGTTAAAGATATTTTAATTCCGCCGCCTCAGGTGTAATACTTCTTTTTTAGACTTTTTATAATTTATATCTGGTTTAATCAGGTATGGCTCAACATCATTATTTAAAGATTAAATAAATGTCTGTCTGAGCGCAGTCGAAGACATTAAGCCTATGTTTTAATAGCATTTCTACTGTGCTCAATGTGACACAGAATATACCTATTTAAATTAATGACATTGAGATATAGTAAGTCTATTCAATAAATTAAATGTTATTAGATATAATTCGTATGGTTTTATTAATCATGTGTTGGTTATATCCAATATTTAAAATATTAATTAAAGCTACAAATGAAAAACATATTAGTGCTTGCAACTTTATTTGCAAGTTTGTGCGTGTATGCGCAAAACAAATACAACGGAAAAGTTGTAGATGTTAATAATCAGCCATTGGCACAAGCCACCATCCAGTCTCAAATTAATTTGCAAAATGCGGTTGTTTCAAGTGGTAATGGCGAATTTTCAATTTCCTTAGAAGCCAATACTCCTGTTATTGTAAAATTTATAGGTTATAAAACAGTAACCAAAACATTATCAAAAGGAGATAACATCATTGTTCTTGTTTATGATGATGAGACTTTGGAAGAAGTTGTTATTTCTGCCAGTAGAGAAACTCAAAAACGAAGAGAAGTCCCGGCTTCTATTTCGGTAATATCATCTAAATATATTTCAGAAACTAAGGCGCTGGGAATAGATCAATTAGTAAATGATGTTCCAGGAGTTTTAATGTCTACGTCCAGATCAGCCAGTAACGAGCAACATTTTATGTCTGTGCGTTCTCCAATATCTACAAAATCGTTGTTTTTATATGTTGAGGACGGATTACCAATTCGTCCAACAGCCGTTTTTAATCACAATGCACTTTTAGAAATGAATGATGTGGCTTTTGATCGTTTAGAAGTTTTAAAAGGTCCTGCATCCAGTATTTATGGAAGTGAAGCCATTGGAGGGAGTTTTAACTTTATTACTAAAAACCCAACTAGGGATTTTTCAGGACATGCCGGATTTCAAATTAACGATATGGGTTTAACGCGCTATGAATTAGAGTTGTCTAAGTACGCTGGCAAAAATGTTGGTTTTTATGTTGGTGCACAGTCTACAAAGCGTAAAGATGGCCATGTAGAGCATAGTGATTATGAAAAATTTGCGTTGACATTTAAAAATGTAAACCATCTGTCATCAAGGTTAAACTGGACTAATGTATTCGATATTATTGATTACCGATCAGACATGGCAGGATCTATAAGCGAAGCCGATTATTCTGGAGGTAATTATGAAAGCGATCAAACTTTTACCAAACGAGAAGCTTTTTCTTTTAGGTTTAGAAGTACCTTAGATAAAATCTGGAATGCTAATAATAAAACGGCTTTCAACTTTGTTTTTAGAAAAAATGAGATGGGGCAAACGCCATCGTACCGGATTAGACAGTTTAGAAATAGCGGACAGTTAACAGGTTTTGGAAGTGGAGAAGTTAATGAAAATTCATTTTCAAGTTATGTTGGTTTGGTGCAACATAAAGTAGATTTCGATTTTGCAAATTCTTCCTTAATTGTAGGGTCTTCGATAGACTATTCTCCACAAGAATATGTAGCCGAAACAAT from Flavivirga abyssicola includes the following:
- a CDS encoding M1 family metallopeptidase, which produces MKRFLISILSLSVFISCTSSKSTTTQKASTVTTSQTQSSQVSNTYWQQHVDYKMEIDMNVNTYQYKGNQTLVYTNNSPDVLNRVYYHLYFNAFQPGSEMDVRSRTIADPDSRVGDRISKLKPNEIGYIKVHSLKQNGTALKHETVGTVLEVDLAKPIQPGESVTFNMVFDAQVPVQIRRSGRNSKEGVALSMTQWYPKLAEYDFEGWHADPYIGREFHGVWGDFDVKLSIDENYVVGGTGYLQNPEATAKNGKITWHYKAPKVHDFTWAADPDYIHDTLQVPDGPLLHFYYKSTLDAEKKNGWKKLQPKTVELMQYFSKHIGKYPYKQYSVIQGGDGGMEYAMCTLITGNRSYGSLVGVTAHEMAHTWFQFLLATNEAKHEWMDEGFTTYISELAENDVMNRNKKNPLAGSYGNYIYLATSGKEQPLTTHADRYHFNQAYGISAYSKGAVFLAQLGYIIGEDNLKKTIKKYFSDFAFKHPTPNSIIRSAEKVSGLELDWYLMDFAQTTNTIDYGVKNIEEKNITLERIGLMPMPIDVTVTYTDGTTEDFYIPLQMMRGEKPTSATLKADWAWAFPTYTFETSKAVKSVEIDPKGMMADVDKKNNKK
- a CDS encoding tautomerase family protein, yielding MPYINIKVTDEQVTQEQKRQLIAGATQLVVDILNKNPKTTHVVIDEVPVENWGVNGKQYLGTKK
- a CDS encoding DUF1330 domain-containing protein, whose amino-acid sequence is MEKYTDVTQEAGIEFYQKFHQKGKVVMLNLLKFKKTADYSGLETIKPEKEISGEEAYKLYIKHTLPFLKKAGSSILFYGESDSFVIGPANEKWDMVILVEHESVSKFMEFAQNEAYLKYAGHRTASLEDSRLLPISQLET
- a CDS encoding Crp/Fnr family transcriptional regulator, which encodes MAHPLRQHIEEIISLTDEEFDFVLSHFKQIKKRKHQYIVQEGEIVNKEYWIIKGCLKSYFIDANGKEHILQFGMENWWITDYESFVKQTESKTFIDCIEDSELLYISFENRDKLTAQMHKMERFWAKKSKMGRIALQNRILSLLKNSTKEQYDLLLEQYPKLFQRVPKKMIAAYLGVSRETLSRLNS
- a CDS encoding TonB-dependent receptor; this translates as MKNILVLATLFASLCVYAQNKYNGKVVDVNNQPLAQATIQSQINLQNAVVSSGNGEFSISLEANTPVIVKFIGYKTVTKTLSKGDNIIVLVYDDETLEEVVISASRETQKRREVPASISVISSKYISETKALGIDQLVNDVPGVLMSTSRSASNEQHFMSVRSPISTKSLFLYVEDGLPIRPTAVFNHNALLEMNDVAFDRLEVLKGPASSIYGSEAIGGSFNFITKNPTRDFSGHAGFQINDMGLTRYELELSKYAGKNVGFYVGAQSTKRKDGHVEHSDYEKFALTFKNVNHLSSRLNWTNVFDIIDYRSDMAGSISEADYSGGNYESDQTFTKREAFSFRFRSTLDKIWNANNKTAFNFVFRKNEMGQTPSYRIRQFRNSGQLTGFGSGEVNENSFSSYVGLVQHKVDFDFANSSLIVGSSIDYSPQEYVAETISVRVDTATGQNTGYTLNSGDYILNYDASILNYAGYFQYEINPAEKLKLTASLRYDGFEYDYNNLVDGVAGPKDSKNTYSNVSPKLGANYNLSEKLGLYANYSNGFTPPQTSTLYRNSFVGVGGDVFDLKPSSYDNFELGTYIRPSKTLKADMALYLLEGKNTLITLRDENDEFFNANAGKTRSFGIEYGIKYNPIEGLTISHNGSFAKHEYIDFFDRGVDYSDTDRETAPQLLGTSKITFKPQAVKGLLLSVTHEMVGKYNTSFENQVDNGDGTFDTAVYDGHHVFNTLMSYNTKHFEVWAHMLNIFDELYAARASYNRFRSENSYTIGNPRAFHFGVNYKF
- a CDS encoding S8 family peptidase → MRTLKTITASAFAAILISGCGGTAEILATPVENIDNTPLKVSELTEAEKHNWGHLDLVKDTIPGMSVDKAYAEIIKNKKGKKVIVAVIDSGIDIDHEDLDDVLWTNTKEKPNNGKDDDGNGYVDDIHGWNFLGDGYDEQLEFVRILAAGDTSNPDYSRALSEYDKEYQKYAGYKGNYEQIFQQIKSADDALTKHFGKKDYTKEDVNAIKTDDDTLKQAVQVAQYMFSNGMDSLADAKKEISNGLESINDRLNYNLNKTFKGRVTGDDPNDLSTTSYGNGNVKPVKKSESHGTHVAGIIAAERNNGKGANGVANNVAIMSIRTVPNGDEYDKDVALAIRYAVDNGAQIINGSFGKSYSPHSDWVRDAIAYAGKKDVLFVHAAGNDSKDVDTEPNFPDDNVNGQEVSDTYIRVGALAPKYGSGLVAGFSNYGKQNVDVFAPGAKVYSTTPENEYDTKGGTSMAAPAVAGVAALIRSYYPKLSAAQVKQILMDSGLAVKTKVVVGGNTEDVRPFADISKSSKMVNAYNALIMASKMSK
- a CDS encoding MBL fold metallo-hydrolase gives rise to the protein MNLFPINAGNLKLDGGAMFGVVPKPLWQKTNPADANNMIELTTRCLLIEDGNRLILIDNGMGNKQSEKFFGYYHLWGNHTLEGSLKAHGFHQDDITDVFLTHLHFDHCGGSIQWNKDKTGYEPAFKNAHFWSNKDHWLWATQPNRREKASFLKENIIPIEESGQLKFASLPQDDLLKNSELGFDIFFANGHTDKQMIPLIKYKDKTIAFMADLLPTVGHLPLPYIMGYDTRPLLSLNEKEKFLNIAADNNYYLFLEHDAHNEIITVEKTEKGIRLKNIHTTQEIFN